The following DNA comes from bacterium.
TGGTGGACCGCGTCGACGACCTCAAGCACGAACTGATCCGCGAGGCGCTGCGCATGACCGGAATCGCCGGCGGCATAGAGATCACGTCGATCTCCGACATCCCGTCGCGCGGCACCGGCCTTGGATCCTCGAGCACCTACACGGTCGGCCTCCTGCACGCGCTCCACGCCTTCGCCGGGCGCCACGCCGGCGCGAAGCGGCTCGCGGAGGAAGCGTGCGCGATCGAGCTCGACCGTCTCGGCAAGCCGATCGGCAAACAGGACCAGTACATCGCCGCCTACGGCGGCCTGCAGTTCGTCCGGTTCGAGCCGGACGGCGTGCTCATCGAGCCGCTGCTGCCGGGCGAAGCGTTCCGGCGCGACCTCGAGGCGCACCTCGTCTTGCTCTATACCGGGCTCACCCGGCGCGCCGATTCGATTCTCGCCGAGCAGCGGCGAAACTTGGAGGACGGCGACGCGACGCTCGACGACGCGATGCGCCTTCGGGACCTGGCGCTCGACCTGCGCACGGCGGTCCTCGACCGCCGGATCGGCG
Coding sequences within:
- a CDS encoding GHMP kinase → MIITRTPLRISFAGGGSDFPAVYRRGFGAVVATAINKYMYITVNRKFDEKIRASYSITEMVDRVDDLKHELIREALRMTGIAGGIEITSISDIPSRGTGLGSSSTYTVGLLHALHAFAGRHAGAKRLAEEACAIELDRLGKPIGKQDQYIAAYGGLQFVRFEPDGVLIEPLLPGEAFRRDLEAHLVLLYTGLTRRADSILAEQRRNLEDGDATLDDAMRLRDLALDLRTAVLDRRIGAVGEILDAGWKIKRGLASGISNPQIDEWYDRARAAGAIGGKLVGAGGGGFLLLFAPPRDQPRIVERLPELRRIPIQLEPFGSRIIYVEE